Proteins encoded in a region of the Acidobacteriota bacterium genome:
- the rplJ gene encoding 50S ribosomal protein L10 has protein sequence MAVTRAEKATELQQLVAAFGEAETAVLVDYRGITVPQVTDLRRQIRATGARYTVVKNTLAKRATAGTRFEGLSSHFVGQTGVVFTDKDPVAMAKALTTFLKAVPTASIKAAVVQGKTVPATEMAALASLPSKPELYAKLLYVLQAPMQQLVTVLSAVPRDLMNVLAAAEKKKAEAE, from the coding sequence ATGGCAGTCACAAGAGCAGAAAAAGCAACCGAGCTGCAGCAGCTCGTCGCCGCGTTCGGCGAAGCCGAGACCGCGGTGCTGGTCGATTACCGTGGCATCACGGTGCCGCAGGTCACCGACTTGCGCCGCCAGATTCGCGCCACGGGCGCGCGATACACGGTGGTCAAGAACACGCTGGCGAAGCGGGCGACCGCAGGGACACGGTTTGAAGGGTTGTCCTCGCACTTCGTCGGCCAGACCGGCGTCGTCTTCACCGACAAAGACCCGGTGGCGATGGCCAAGGCGTTGACCACGTTCCTCAAGGCGGTGCCGACGGCGAGCATCAAGGCCGCCGTGGTGCAGGGCAAGACCGTGCCCGCCACAGAGATGGCCGCGCTGGCCAGCCTGCCGAGCAAGCCGGAGCTGTACGCGAAGCTCCTGTATGTCCTGCAGGCGCCGATGCAGCAGCTGGTCACGGTGCTGTCCGCAGTACCGCGCGACCTCATGAACGTGCTGGCCGCAGCAGAGAAGAAGAAGGCCGAAGCCGAGTAG
- the rplL gene encoding 50S ribosomal protein L7/L12, whose amino-acid sequence MTQQQVVDYIKGISVLELSQLVKALETELGVSAAAAMPMAMPGGGGGGAAAAAEEQTEFTVTLTDIGGNKINVIKVVREVTSLGLKEAKDLVESAPKAIKEGVTKDEAAGIKKKFEEVGAKVEIK is encoded by the coding sequence ATGACACAGCAGCAGGTGGTGGACTACATCAAGGGGATTTCGGTGCTCGAGCTGTCGCAGCTCGTCAAGGCGCTGGAGACGGAGCTCGGCGTGTCCGCGGCTGCGGCGATGCCGATGGCGATGCCTGGCGGCGGTGGCGGCGGTGCGGCCGCAGCGGCCGAAGAGCAGACCGAGTTCACGGTGACGCTGACCGACATCGGCGGCAACAAGATCAACGTGATCAAGGTGGTGCGTGAAGTCACCAGCCTGGGCCTGAAGGAAGCCAAGGACCTCGTCGAGAGCGCGCCCAAGGCCATCAAGGAAGGCGTGACCAAGGACGAAGCCGCCGGCATCAAGAAGAAGTTCGAAGAAGTCGGCGCCAAGGTCGAAATCAAATAA
- a CDS encoding sigma-70 family RNA polymerase sigma factor: MTDVEALYRQHASAVYRFALSLSGDRTTAEDLTSETFVRLWTARERLDLTTVIGYLLTITRHLYLQGRRHHARRSDLVEEPADQRPGADARLEGRHELDAVLGDLQLLPEVDRTALLMRATKQLPYEEIAAALHVSVGAAKVKVHRARRRLAELRLARSHAVSQKELS, from the coding sequence ATGACCGACGTTGAGGCTCTTTATCGCCAGCACGCTTCCGCCGTGTACAGGTTTGCGCTGTCCTTGTCGGGCGACCGCACGACCGCTGAGGACCTGACGTCGGAGACGTTTGTGCGACTCTGGACCGCCCGAGAGCGCCTTGATTTGACCACCGTCATCGGTTATCTGCTCACGATTACCCGGCACCTGTATCTGCAGGGACGACGACACCATGCCCGTCGATCTGATCTGGTCGAGGAACCGGCCGACCAGAGGCCCGGCGCCGATGCCCGTCTCGAGGGGCGTCACGAACTCGACGCCGTTCTTGGGGATCTGCAACTGTTGCCTGAAGTGGATCGCACGGCCTTGCTCATGCGGGCAACCAAACAGCTGCCTTACGAAGAAATCGCCGCAGCGCTCCATGTCAGTGTCGGCGCTGCGAAGGTCAAGGTTCACCGCGCACGTCGACGTCTGGCCGAACTGCGACTTGCTCGTTCACACGCCGTCTCTCAGAAGGAGTTGTCATGA
- a CDS encoding 50S ribosomal protein L1: MRSRGKKYTAAREQVPVRPHTVEEAVPLIQKVKYTKFDETVELSIRLGVDPKHADQMVRGTVVLPHGLGKSKKVLVIANAEKQREATEASADAVGGEELVDKILGGWQDFDAVVATPDMMRAVGKLGKVLGPRGLMPNPKTGTVTVDVAKAVREIKAGKVEFRVDKAGVVHAPVGRISFDTANLVANAHALMDSIMKAKPSAAKGKYVKSVTMSSTMGPGVVIDTANLDQAVKH; this comes from the coding sequence ATGCGTTCGAGAGGGAAGAAGTATACGGCCGCGCGCGAACAGGTGCCGGTCAGGCCTCACACGGTTGAAGAGGCTGTTCCGCTGATTCAGAAGGTCAAGTACACGAAGTTCGACGAAACCGTCGAGCTGTCGATTCGTCTGGGCGTTGATCCGAAACACGCCGACCAGATGGTGCGTGGCACGGTGGTGCTGCCGCACGGCCTCGGCAAGTCCAAGAAAGTGCTCGTCATCGCGAACGCCGAAAAGCAGCGCGAAGCCACCGAAGCGTCGGCTGACGCCGTAGGCGGCGAAGAACTCGTGGACAAGATCCTGGGCGGCTGGCAGGACTTCGACGCCGTCGTGGCCACGCCCGACATGATGCGCGCGGTCGGCAAGCTGGGTAAGGTGCTCGGGCCGCGCGGCCTGATGCCGAACCCGAAGACCGGCACCGTCACCGTCGATGTGGCGAAGGCCGTGCGGGAAATCAAGGCCGGCAAAGTGGAGTTCCGCGTGGACAAGGCGGGTGTTGTGCATGCGCCGGTGGGGCGCATCTCGTTTGACACGGCCAACCTCGTGGCCAACGCACACGCGCTGATGGACAGCATCATGAAGGCCAAGCCTTCGGCGGCCAAGGGCAAGTACGTCAAGAGCGTGACGATGTCTTCGACCATGGGCCCGGGAGTGGTGATTGATACCGCCAACCTCGATCAGGCCGTCAAACATTAA
- the rpoC gene encoding DNA-directed RNA polymerase subunit beta', giving the protein MRPNLQDKGQLTSDFDSIRISLASPETILRWSHGEVTKPETINYRTFKPERDGLFCAKIFGPVTDWECLCGKYKRMKHRGVVCDKCGVEVTQARVRRERLGHIKLATPVSHVWFFKGLPSRIGHLLDITLRDLERILYFEAYVVVDCGDTELKDKQLLTEEQFRQERETWGFRFKAQMGAEAIKELLRRVNVDRLAEEMREKMRSETSVQKKLKFAKRLKVVSAFKKSDNKPEWMILDVIPVIPPELRPLVPLDGGRFATSDLNDLYRRVINRNNRLKKLMELKAPDVIIRNEKRMLQEAVDALFDNGRRGRVLRGANNRPLKSLSDTLKGKQGRFRQNLLGKRVDYSGRSVIVVGPELKLHQCGLPKKMALELFKPFIYHKLEARGLVSTIKQAKEMVEQQRAEVWDVLEEVIREHPVLLNRAPTLHRLGIQAFEPVLVEGKAIRIHPLVCTAFNADFDGDQMAVHVPLSPEAQIEASVLMMSSNNILSPASGQPIAVPSQDIVLGCYYLTKAKVGAKGEGRAFATADDVLLALDAGEVETLSPIRLRYTGRLIDLTVARDSQDVLDAAETVVTNSIITTTVGRVIFNSALPPEMPFINGLLKKKGLQQTVRYCHLRYGLEPTVRMLDSLKSTGFLYAMKSGISIGIDDLIIPEKKGALVEEARAEVIKVEGQYQDGAITNGERYNKVIAIWSEVTETIADAMFGEMEALDKSGRSFNPVYVMADSGARGSKQQIRQLAGMRGLMAKPSGEIIESPITANFREGLTVMEYFISTHGARKGLADTALKTADSGYLTRRLVDVAQDVIISEVDCGTLDGLEARAIIDSGGEIVERLGDRIIGRVALEAIADPSSGEVIVDAGIEIDEKLADLIEDAGIERVKIRSVLTCAARRGVCAKCYGRDLSTGKMAEMGLASGVIAAQSIGEPGTQLTMRTFHIGGTASRVSDQSTVETRHKGTVRFDGLQTVAGREETAAGKTLIVMNRNGSINIVDDKNVVRERYSVVYGARLKVRDGQHVEKGQVLVEWDPYTFSILTEASGQVRFKDIIDKVTVHEEVDEITGMSRLIIVDSPDEKKQPAIEIVAAEAGDANAHAKVLNRYHMPSNAHLMVGNNDMVMPGDVIAKIPRETTKTKDITGGLPRVVELVEARKPRETAVISEIDGVVRQGGIVKGMRKILVVPDDGGEAREYSLPRGVHVNVQEGDRVQAGEPLMDGPRNPHDILAVLGEKELQSYLVNEIQEVYRLQGVGINDKHIEVIVRQMMRWVKVEDVGETDFLIDEQVEKIRFQEENERVLTLGLQPAKGRPLLLGITKASLSTDSFISAASFQETTRVLTEASISGKVDYLRGLKENVTMGRLIPAGTGFDVYRRVRVAPDEPPPPPPPSPEELELQREMDDLTDADYMFRDEGE; this is encoded by the coding sequence ATGCGACCAAATCTTCAGGACAAGGGTCAGCTCACCTCCGACTTCGATTCGATTCGAATCAGCCTGGCGTCGCCCGAGACCATCCTCCGGTGGTCACACGGCGAAGTCACGAAGCCGGAAACGATCAACTACCGGACGTTCAAGCCGGAGCGGGATGGCCTGTTCTGCGCGAAGATCTTCGGACCCGTCACCGACTGGGAGTGCCTGTGCGGCAAATACAAGCGCATGAAGCACCGCGGTGTGGTGTGCGACAAGTGCGGCGTCGAAGTGACGCAGGCACGGGTCCGTCGCGAACGGCTGGGCCACATCAAACTCGCCACGCCGGTGAGCCACGTGTGGTTCTTCAAGGGGCTGCCGAGCCGCATCGGCCACCTGCTCGACATCACGCTGCGTGACCTCGAGCGCATCCTCTACTTCGAAGCCTATGTCGTTGTTGACTGTGGCGACACGGAGCTGAAGGACAAGCAGCTGCTGACCGAAGAGCAGTTCCGCCAGGAGCGCGAGACGTGGGGCTTCCGCTTCAAGGCGCAGATGGGCGCCGAGGCGATCAAGGAACTGCTGCGTCGCGTGAACGTGGACCGGCTGGCCGAGGAAATGCGCGAGAAGATGCGCTCGGAAACCTCGGTGCAGAAGAAGCTGAAGTTCGCCAAGCGCCTCAAGGTGGTCAGCGCCTTCAAGAAGTCGGACAACAAGCCCGAGTGGATGATTCTCGACGTCATCCCGGTCATTCCGCCCGAACTGCGTCCCCTCGTGCCGCTGGATGGCGGCCGGTTCGCGACTTCGGATTTGAATGACCTCTATCGCCGCGTCATCAACCGCAACAACCGGTTGAAGAAGCTGATGGAACTCAAGGCGCCGGATGTCATCATCCGCAACGAAAAGCGCATGCTCCAGGAAGCTGTAGACGCGCTCTTCGACAACGGCCGTCGTGGCCGCGTGCTGCGCGGTGCCAACAACCGTCCGCTGAAGTCGCTCTCGGACACGCTCAAGGGCAAGCAGGGCCGGTTCCGTCAGAACCTGCTCGGCAAGCGCGTGGACTACTCCGGCCGTTCGGTCATCGTCGTCGGACCCGAACTGAAGCTGCACCAGTGCGGCCTGCCGAAGAAGATGGCGCTTGAGCTGTTCAAGCCGTTCATTTATCACAAGCTCGAAGCGCGGGGCCTTGTCTCCACCATCAAGCAAGCCAAGGAAATGGTTGAGCAGCAGCGTGCTGAAGTGTGGGACGTGCTCGAAGAGGTCATTCGCGAGCATCCCGTGCTGTTGAACCGCGCGCCGACGCTGCATCGCCTGGGCATCCAGGCGTTTGAGCCCGTGCTCGTGGAAGGCAAGGCGATCCGGATTCATCCGCTCGTCTGCACCGCCTTCAACGCCGACTTCGACGGCGACCAGATGGCCGTGCACGTGCCGCTGTCACCCGAGGCGCAGATTGAAGCCTCGGTGCTGATGATGTCGTCGAACAACATCCTGTCGCCGGCCTCAGGCCAGCCGATCGCGGTGCCCTCGCAGGACATCGTGTTGGGCTGCTACTACCTGACCAAGGCCAAGGTGGGCGCAAAGGGCGAAGGCCGTGCGTTCGCGACTGCCGATGACGTGTTGCTGGCGCTCGACGCCGGTGAAGTGGAGACGCTCTCGCCCATCCGCCTGCGGTACACGGGTCGTTTGATCGACCTGACCGTGGCGCGCGATTCGCAGGACGTGCTCGACGCCGCCGAAACGGTGGTGACGAACAGCATCATCACGACCACCGTGGGACGCGTCATCTTCAACTCGGCGCTGCCGCCGGAGATGCCGTTCATCAACGGCCTGCTCAAGAAGAAGGGCCTGCAGCAGACGGTGCGTTATTGCCACCTGCGGTACGGCCTGGAACCGACCGTGCGGATGCTCGACAGCCTCAAGAGCACGGGCTTCCTGTACGCCATGAAGTCCGGCATCTCGATCGGTATCGACGACCTCATCATCCCGGAAAAGAAGGGCGCACTCGTCGAAGAGGCCCGCGCCGAGGTGATCAAGGTCGAAGGTCAGTATCAGGATGGCGCCATCACCAACGGCGAACGTTACAACAAGGTCATCGCCATCTGGTCGGAAGTGACCGAGACGATTGCCGACGCGATGTTCGGGGAGATGGAGGCGCTCGACAAGTCGGGACGCAGCTTCAACCCGGTCTACGTCATGGCCGACTCAGGCGCCCGAGGCAGCAAGCAGCAGATTCGTCAGCTCGCCGGCATGCGCGGCCTGATGGCGAAGCCGTCGGGTGAAATCATCGAGTCGCCCATCACGGCGAACTTCCGTGAAGGCCTCACCGTGATGGAGTACTTCATCTCCACACACGGCGCCCGTAAGGGTCTGGCCGACACCGCGCTCAAGACCGCCGACTCGGGTTACCTGACCCGTCGTCTGGTGGACGTGGCGCAGGACGTGATCATCTCGGAAGTCGATTGCGGCACGCTCGACGGGCTGGAAGCCCGGGCCATCATCGACTCCGGCGGTGAGATCGTCGAACGCCTTGGCGACCGCATCATCGGCCGCGTGGCCCTCGAAGCGATCGCGGACCCGTCGTCGGGCGAAGTCATCGTCGACGCCGGTATCGAGATCGACGAGAAGCTGGCCGACCTGATCGAAGACGCCGGCATCGAGCGCGTCAAGATCCGGTCGGTGTTGACGTGCGCGGCTCGCCGCGGCGTTTGCGCCAAGTGCTACGGTCGCGACCTGTCCACGGGCAAGATGGCCGAGATGGGCCTGGCCTCGGGCGTCATCGCGGCGCAGTCCATCGGCGAACCCGGCACGCAGCTCACGATGCGGACGTTCCACATCGGCGGCACGGCGTCGCGCGTCTCCGACCAGTCAACGGTCGAGACGCGTCACAAGGGCACGGTCCGGTTCGACGGTCTGCAGACGGTGGCGGGCCGCGAAGAAACGGCCGCGGGCAAGACGCTGATCGTCATGAACCGCAACGGCTCGATCAACATCGTGGACGACAAAAACGTCGTGCGCGAGCGTTACTCGGTGGTCTACGGCGCGCGCCTCAAGGTGCGCGACGGCCAGCACGTCGAGAAGGGCCAGGTCCTGGTCGAGTGGGATCCCTACACGTTCTCGATTCTCACCGAAGCCTCGGGCCAGGTGCGGTTCAAGGACATCATCGACAAGGTGACCGTCCACGAAGAAGTGGACGAAATCACGGGCATGTCGCGCCTGATCATTGTCGACTCGCCGGACGAGAAGAAGCAGCCGGCGATCGAAATCGTGGCCGCCGAAGCCGGCGACGCGAACGCACACGCCAAGGTGCTCAACCGGTACCACATGCCGTCCAACGCCCACCTCATGGTTGGCAACAACGACATGGTCATGCCGGGCGACGTCATCGCGAAGATTCCTCGCGAAACGACGAAGACCAAGGACATCACGGGCGGTCTGCCGCGCGTGGTCGAACTGGTGGAAGCGCGCAAGCCGCGTGAAACGGCCGTCATCTCCGAAATTGACGGCGTCGTCCGCCAGGGCGGCATCGTCAAGGGCATGCGCAAGATTCTTGTCGTGCCGGATGACGGTGGCGAGGCCAGGGAATACTCACTGCCGCGTGGCGTACACGTCAACGTGCAGGAAGGCGATCGCGTGCAGGCGGGTGAGCCGCTCATGGACGGACCGCGCAACCCGCACGACATCCTCGCGGTGCTCGGTGAGAAGGAACTGCAGTCGTACCTGGTCAACGAGATCCAGGAGGTCTATCGTCTGCAGGGCGTCGGCATCAACGACAAACACATCGAAGTCATCGTCCGTCAGATGATGCGATGGGTGAAGGTCGAGGATGTGGGCGAGACCGACTTCCTGATCGACGAGCAGGTGGAGAAGATCCGGTTCCAGGAAGAGAACGAGCGTGTGCTCACGCTCGGGCTGCAGCCGGCGAAGGGCCGGCCGCTGCTGCTCGGGATCACGAAGGCGTCACTCTCGACGGATTCGTTCATCTCGGCGGCGTCGTTCCAGGAAACCACGCGCGTGCTCACCGAGGCGTCAATTTCAGGCAAGGTGGACTACCTGCGCGGCCTGAAGGAGAACGTGACGATGGGCCGCCTGATTCCGGCCGGCACCGGCTTCGACGTGTATCGTCGAGTCCGCGTCGCTCCGGACGAACCGCCGCCACCGCCGCCGCCGTCTCCGGAAGAACTGGAACTGCAGCGTGAGATGGACGACCTCACCGACGCGGACTACATGTTCCGCGACGAAGGGGAGTAG
- the rpoB gene encoding DNA-directed RNA polymerase subunit beta: MYSLPKNVYRERIDFSKINTTIPIPNLIEIQKKSYERFLQMNRLPAEREDVGLQSVFKSVFPISDFRENSSLEFIDYSIGNWECKCGRLAGLEHLRKKCEGCGSVLVADPYGEGHVICYSCGRSNDARGDVCDICGTTVGMKLKYDVEECQERGMTYAVPLKVTIRLVVWNKDPETGVKTIRDIKEQEVYFGDIPLMGDHGTFIINGTERVIVSQLHRSPGAFFHAEEKTLFAAQIIPYRGSWVEFEYDSKNLLYVRIDRKRKFLASVFLRALGLRSAAEILRTFYTVDELVLQNGRVLWKVSDSLVGRRAGAAMQIPGSDLQIFASKKIRKDQIEALRKAGVEGIELAEAEREGAFAAADVVDPSTGEVLLEANDELSERVIAMAQEMNVDRITVFFPEKDDVGSVLSQTLKKDPIQKHEEALIEIYRRLRPGDPPTLDSSRTLFENMFFNAQKYDFSRVGRLKLNTKLKLQTPLDEKVLHPQDFYEVIKYLLKLRKNPAGVDDIDHLGNRRVRSVGELLENQFRIGLVRMERAIKEKMSVYQEMATAMPHDLINAKPVMAAIREFFGSSQLSQFMDQTNPLSEVTHKRRLSALGPGGLSRERAGFEVRDVHPTHYGRICPIETPEGPNIGLISSLASYARINDFGFIESPYRKVKDGHVLDYVVVTNAGGNPKYSVGDVVEAHELVGADGRSKKKGVEFEPHCFYLSAWEEDQYIVAQANINLDEDLYITEERVNARQAGEFILAPRDKVDFIDVSPKQLVSVAASLIPFLEHDDANRALMGSNMQRQAVPLLQARAPYVGTGMEYITARDSGAVVVARRTGTVDYIDSKRIVVRVEGTDVEGVAREMGADIYGLTKFKRSNQNTCINQRPIVRVGQRVAKGQVLADGPCTELGELALGRNVLVAFMPWRGYNFEDAILVSERMVKDDYYTSIHIEEFEIEARDTKLGPEEITRDIPNVSETYLRDLDESGIIRIGAAVKPGDILVGKVTPKGETQLTPEEKLLRAIFGEKAGDVKDASLTCPPGIEGIVVAVQIFSRKGIEKDDRAKQIEQDELDLMETNLQDEIRILHEETKKRLTQLLLGRTLRSDLFDNDGRERVMRKGSVLTEEAMAGVPFSSLVRARIETEDLGFEDELRRMEDRTAQRVDVIQREFEDKKEKIRRGDELPPGVIKLVKVYVAMKRKLSVGDKMAGRHGNKGVIARILPEEDMPYLPDGTPVEIVLNPLGVPSRMNVGQILETHLGWAAHALGLYFATPVFDGAREDEIKKWLDEGGLPKGGKTQLHDGMTGEQFEQDVTVGYIYMLKLSHLVDDKIHARSIGPYSLITQQPLGGKAQFGGQRFGEMEVWALEAYGAAHILQELLTAKSDDVIGRAKIYEAIVKGDASFEPGLPESFNVLIRELQALCLDVQLLKTKPSPEAEPPLEDTPEPTPETPVGA, from the coding sequence ATGTACAGCCTGCCCAAGAACGTCTATCGCGAACGCATCGATTTTTCGAAGATTAATACCACGATTCCGATCCCGAACCTGATCGAGATTCAGAAAAAATCCTACGAGCGGTTCCTGCAGATGAATCGTCTGCCGGCCGAGCGCGAGGACGTGGGACTGCAGTCGGTCTTCAAGTCGGTATTTCCGATTAGCGATTTCCGGGAGAACTCGTCACTCGAGTTCATCGACTATTCCATCGGCAACTGGGAGTGCAAGTGCGGCCGGCTCGCCGGTCTCGAGCACCTGCGCAAGAAGTGCGAAGGCTGTGGCTCTGTCCTCGTCGCCGATCCGTACGGCGAAGGTCACGTCATTTGTTACTCGTGCGGACGATCGAACGATGCGCGCGGCGATGTCTGTGACATCTGCGGCACCACCGTCGGGATGAAGCTCAAGTACGACGTGGAAGAGTGCCAGGAGCGCGGCATGACGTATGCCGTGCCGCTCAAGGTCACCATCCGCCTCGTGGTCTGGAACAAGGACCCTGAGACGGGCGTCAAGACCATCCGCGACATCAAGGAGCAGGAGGTCTACTTCGGCGACATCCCGCTGATGGGCGACCACGGCACCTTCATCATCAATGGCACCGAGCGTGTCATCGTCTCGCAGCTGCACCGGTCGCCTGGCGCGTTTTTCCACGCGGAAGAAAAGACGCTGTTCGCGGCGCAGATCATCCCGTACCGCGGCTCGTGGGTGGAGTTCGAGTACGACTCGAAGAACCTGCTCTACGTGCGCATCGACCGCAAGCGCAAGTTCCTGGCGTCGGTGTTCCTGCGTGCCCTCGGGCTGCGCAGCGCCGCCGAGATCCTGCGTACGTTCTACACGGTGGACGAGCTGGTGCTCCAGAACGGCCGCGTGTTGTGGAAGGTGTCTGATTCGCTGGTCGGTCGCCGCGCCGGCGCCGCAATGCAGATTCCGGGTTCCGACCTCCAGATCTTCGCGAGCAAGAAAATCCGCAAGGATCAGATCGAAGCCCTGCGCAAGGCCGGCGTCGAAGGCATTGAGCTGGCCGAAGCCGAGCGCGAGGGCGCGTTTGCCGCGGCCGACGTGGTGGACCCGTCCACCGGCGAAGTGCTGCTTGAAGCCAACGACGAACTCTCCGAGCGCGTCATCGCCATGGCGCAGGAGATGAACGTCGATCGCATCACCGTGTTTTTCCCCGAGAAGGACGACGTGGGTTCGGTGCTGTCGCAGACGCTCAAGAAGGATCCGATCCAGAAGCACGAAGAGGCGCTGATCGAAATCTACCGCCGCCTCCGGCCGGGCGATCCGCCCACGCTCGACAGCTCACGCACGCTGTTCGAGAACATGTTCTTCAACGCGCAGAAGTACGACTTCTCGCGCGTGGGCCGGCTCAAGCTCAACACGAAGCTGAAGCTGCAGACGCCGCTCGACGAGAAGGTGCTGCACCCGCAGGACTTCTACGAGGTCATCAAATACCTCCTGAAGCTCCGCAAGAATCCGGCGGGCGTGGACGACATCGATCACCTCGGCAACCGCCGCGTCCGGTCGGTCGGCGAGCTCCTCGAGAACCAGTTCCGCATCGGCCTGGTCCGCATGGAACGCGCGATCAAGGAAAAGATGTCGGTGTATCAGGAAATGGCCACGGCCATGCCGCACGACCTGATCAACGCCAAGCCCGTGATGGCGGCCATCCGCGAGTTCTTCGGATCCTCGCAGTTGTCCCAGTTCATGGACCAGACCAACCCGCTGTCCGAGGTCACGCACAAGCGCCGCCTCTCGGCCCTTGGGCCCGGCGGTCTGTCGCGTGAGCGCGCCGGCTTCGAGGTGCGCGACGTGCACCCGACGCACTACGGCCGCATCTGCCCGATTGAAACGCCTGAAGGTCCGAACATCGGCCTGATTTCGTCGCTCGCGTCCTACGCGCGCATCAACGATTTCGGCTTCATCGAATCGCCCTACCGCAAGGTCAAGGACGGCCACGTGCTCGATTACGTGGTGGTCACCAACGCCGGCGGCAACCCGAAGTACTCGGTGGGCGACGTCGTGGAAGCGCACGAACTCGTCGGTGCCGACGGCCGTTCGAAGAAGAAGGGCGTGGAGTTCGAACCCCACTGCTTCTACCTGTCTGCCTGGGAAGAAGACCAGTACATCGTCGCGCAGGCGAACATCAACCTGGACGAAGACCTGTACATCACCGAGGAGCGCGTGAATGCCCGCCAGGCCGGCGAGTTCATTCTGGCGCCCCGCGACAAGGTGGACTTCATCGACGTCTCGCCCAAGCAGTTGGTGTCGGTCGCCGCCTCGCTCATCCCGTTCCTTGAGCATGACGACGCGAACCGGGCGCTGATGGGATCGAACATGCAGCGGCAGGCCGTGCCGTTGCTGCAGGCGCGCGCGCCCTACGTGGGCACGGGCATGGAATACATCACCGCACGTGACTCGGGCGCCGTCGTTGTGGCGCGCCGCACGGGCACGGTGGACTACATCGACAGCAAACGCATCGTGGTGCGCGTGGAAGGCACGGACGTTGAAGGTGTGGCGCGCGAAATGGGCGCCGACATCTACGGCCTCACGAAGTTCAAGCGCTCCAACCAGAACACGTGCATCAACCAGCGCCCGATCGTGCGCGTGGGACAGCGCGTGGCCAAGGGCCAGGTGCTGGCCGACGGCCCCTGCACGGAGCTGGGCGAACTGGCGCTGGGCCGGAACGTGCTCGTGGCGTTCATGCCGTGGCGCGGCTACAACTTCGAAGACGCGATCCTGGTCTCCGAGCGGATGGTGAAGGACGACTACTACACGTCCATCCACATCGAAGAGTTCGAGATCGAAGCGCGCGACACGAAGCTGGGCCCCGAGGAAATCACGCGCGACATTCCGAACGTGTCGGAAACGTACCTGCGTGACCTGGACGAAAGCGGCATCATCCGTATCGGTGCAGCCGTCAAGCCGGGCGACATCCTGGTGGGCAAGGTCACGCCGAAGGGCGAGACCCAGCTGACGCCGGAAGAGAAGCTGCTGCGCGCCATCTTCGGTGAAAAGGCCGGAGACGTAAAAGACGCGTCGCTCACGTGCCCCCCGGGCATCGAGGGCATCGTGGTGGCCGTGCAGATCTTCTCGCGCAAGGGCATCGAGAAGGATGACCGCGCCAAGCAGATCGAACAGGACGAACTCGACCTGATGGAGACGAACCTCCAGGACGAGATCCGCATCCTGCACGAAGAGACCAAGAAGCGCCTGACGCAGCTGCTGCTGGGCCGGACGCTGCGGTCGGACCTGTTCGACAACGACGGCCGCGAGCGTGTGATGCGCAAGGGCTCGGTGTTGACCGAAGAGGCGATGGCCGGCGTGCCGTTCTCGTCGCTGGTGCGCGCGCGGATCGAAACCGAAGACCTCGGGTTCGAAGACGAACTGCGCCGCATGGAAGACCGCACCGCACAGCGTGTGGACGTCATCCAGCGCGAGTTCGAGGACAAAAAAGAGAAGATCCGCCGTGGCGACGAACTGCCGCCTGGCGTGATCAAGCTCGTCAAGGTGTACGTGGCGATGAAGCGCAAGCTGTCGGTCGGCGACAAGATGGCCGGTCGCCACGGCAACAAGGGCGTCATTGCGCGCATCCTGCCGGAAGAAGACATGCCGTACCTGCCGGACGGAACTCCGGTGGAGATCGTGTTGAATCCGCTGGGCGTTCCGTCGCGTATGAACGTCGGGCAGATTCTGGAAACCCACCTCGGCTGGGCCGCGCACGCGCTGGGCCTCTACTTCGCCACGCCCGTCTTCGACGGCGCACGCGAGGACGAGATCAAGAAGTGGCTCGACGAGGGCGGCTTGCCCAAGGGCGGCAAGACCCAGCTGCACGACGGCATGACCGGCGAGCAGTTCGAGCAGGATGTGACCGTCGGTTACATCTACATGCTCAAGCTGTCGCACCTGGTTGACGACAAGATCCACGCGCGGTCCATCGGACCGTACTCGTTGATCACGCAGCAGCCGCTGGGCGGCAAGGCCCAGTTCGGCGGACAGCGCTTCGGCGAAATGGAAGTGTGGGCGCTCGAAGCGTATGGCGCCGCGCACATCCTGCAGGAACTGCTGACGGCGAAGTCCGACGACGTGATTGGCAGGGCGAAGATTTACGAGGCTATCGTCAAGGGCGACGCCTCGTTCGAGCCCGGCTTGCCCGAATCGTTCAACGTGTTGATCCGCGAGCTGCAGGCACTGTGCCTCGACGTGCAGCTGCTGAAAACCAAACCGAGTCCTGAAGCGGAACCACCGCTTGAGGACACACCCGAACCAACTCCGGAAACGCCGGTGGGAGCCTAA